From the Candidatus Bathyarchaeota archaeon genome, one window contains:
- a CDS encoding hydrogenase iron-sulfur subunit — protein MAFLCNWCSYAGADLAGISRCEYPANVRVVRVMCSGRVGKEFILEALRLGAGMVLVGACHLPYDCHYISGNYKMKDRTDALKNMLIKLGMSPERFRVEYVSAAEGIRYAEVITETNADLKALGKEKILAETEKLRPTLERMLKRNPTPTAPAAKPENKTATK, from the coding sequence ATGGCTTTCCTTTGCAACTGGTGCAGTTACGCGGGTGCAGACCTAGCAGGCATTAGTAGGTGTGAGTACCCTGCGAACGTTAGGGTTGTTCGTGTTATGTGCTCTGGACGGGTCGGTAAAGAATTCATCTTAGAAGCGCTCAGGCTAGGCGCGGGCATGGTGCTAGTTGGTGCCTGCCACTTGCCCTACGACTGCCACTACATCAGCGGCAACTACAAAATGAAAGACCGCACCGACGCCCTCAAAAACATGCTCATCAAACTGGGCATGAGTCCCGAGCGGTTCCGAGTAGAATACGTCTCAGCCGCAGAAGGAATACGCTACGCCGAAGTCATCACCGAAACAAACGCAGACCTAAAAGCGCTGGGCAAAGAAAAAATCCTAGCCGAAACCGAAAAGCTGCGACCAACCCTAGAAAGAATGCTAAAACGCAACCCCACACCCACGGCACCAGCAGCCAAACCCGAAAACAAAACGGCCACCAAGTAA
- a CDS encoding CoB--CoM heterodisulfide reductase iron-sulfur subunit A family protein: MSNPQTQKPAEAPPQEEPLRVGVFVCHCGSNIAGTVDVKKVVDYAKTIPDVVFVKENRYTCSDPGQEEIRKAIKDQKLNRVVVAACSPRMHEPTFRKTVSDAGLNPYFFEMANIREFSSWCHPNNPKEATAKAEDTVRMAVAKARLLKPLETMEVPVNKNALVIGGGIAGINATLDLANMGFNVYLVEKQESIGGHMAQLDKTFPTLDCSIUIEGPRMVEVMRHPKVQVIANADILNVDGYIGNFKVKVRKNPNYVIADRCTGCGECKDVCPIEYPNEFDMNLGVRKAISIPFDQAVPLVYSVNRDYCIECFKCVDACGTRRAINFEQQPKEMELEVGAIIVTTGCDIYMPTDDPRYGYGKYDNVLTAMEFERLITSGGPTTGHVIRTSDGKVPKTVAIIQCVGSRDVNKYEYCSGFCCMYGLKEAILLKEHYHDDVEVYIFYMDMRTPAKGYEEFYRRAREKGINFIRGKPSQIVEDPKTKNLFIRAEDSTLGQPLEVEAEMVVLSTAAIPSKGAEELGNILHITRGSDGFFMESHPKLKPMDTPMDGVLLAGACQGPKDIPYSVSQGSGAAARAATILSQPSWKIEPIVSIVDPDRCKNVTSTCGICAKSCPFGAITITPGQPAQINAAQCHGCGTCVAECPQDALTQLHFTDEQLTSQIHAALEENPEDKILTFMCNW, encoded by the coding sequence ATGAGCAATCCACAAACACAAAAACCTGCCGAAGCCCCCCCGCAGGAAGAACCTCTGCGCGTGGGAGTCTTCGTCTGCCATTGCGGCTCCAACATCGCCGGAACGGTAGACGTTAAAAAGGTAGTTGACTACGCCAAAACAATACCTGACGTTGTCTTCGTGAAAGAAAACCGCTACACCTGCTCTGACCCCGGACAAGAAGAAATCCGAAAAGCAATCAAAGACCAAAAACTAAACCGCGTCGTCGTCGCCGCCTGCAGCCCCCGAATGCACGAGCCGACCTTCCGCAAAACCGTAAGCGACGCAGGCTTAAACCCGTACTTCTTTGAAATGGCGAACATACGCGAGTTCTCTTCATGGTGCCATCCCAACAACCCAAAAGAAGCCACCGCAAAAGCAGAAGACACTGTACGGATGGCTGTTGCTAAAGCACGGCTGCTTAAGCCTCTTGAAACCATGGAGGTTCCCGTAAACAAAAACGCCTTGGTCATAGGCGGAGGCATCGCTGGCATCAACGCCACCTTAGACTTAGCAAATATGGGATTCAACGTTTACCTTGTCGAGAAACAAGAAAGCATAGGCGGCCACATGGCACAGCTCGACAAGACTTTCCCAACTCTGGACTGCAGCATTTGAATTGAAGGGCCTAGGATGGTGGAGGTAATGCGCCATCCTAAGGTCCAAGTGATAGCAAACGCGGACATACTAAACGTCGACGGTTACATAGGCAACTTTAAAGTCAAAGTTCGCAAAAACCCAAACTACGTTATAGCCGACAGATGCACAGGCTGTGGAGAATGCAAAGACGTCTGCCCAATTGAGTACCCCAACGAGTTCGACATGAACTTGGGTGTACGAAAAGCCATCTCGATTCCGTTTGACCAAGCAGTGCCCTTAGTGTACTCAGTTAACCGGGACTACTGCATCGAGTGCTTCAAATGCGTAGACGCCTGCGGAACACGCCGAGCCATCAACTTCGAGCAACAACCAAAAGAAATGGAGCTAGAAGTTGGAGCAATCATCGTTACAACTGGCTGCGACATTTACATGCCAACTGACGACCCCCGATACGGCTACGGCAAATACGACAACGTACTAACCGCCATGGAATTCGAACGACTCATCACCTCAGGTGGCCCAACAACAGGACATGTAATACGCACCTCTGATGGGAAAGTGCCTAAAACCGTTGCTATAATCCAATGTGTCGGCTCAAGAGACGTAAACAAGTACGAGTACTGCTCTGGTTTCTGCTGCATGTACGGTCTTAAAGAAGCTATACTTCTCAAAGAGCACTATCATGACGACGTAGAAGTCTACATTTTCTACATGGACATGCGCACTCCCGCCAAAGGCTACGAAGAATTCTACAGACGAGCACGCGAAAAGGGCATCAACTTCATACGCGGTAAGCCCTCGCAGATCGTGGAAGACCCAAAAACCAAGAACCTGTTCATACGCGCAGAAGACTCAACTTTGGGGCAGCCCCTTGAAGTTGAAGCGGAAATGGTTGTGCTAAGCACCGCCGCCATACCCAGCAAAGGAGCCGAAGAACTAGGCAACATCTTGCACATAACCCGCGGATCAGACGGCTTTTTCATGGAGAGCCACCCCAAACTCAAACCCATGGACACCCCCATGGACGGAGTGCTCTTAGCAGGTGCGTGCCAAGGACCCAAAGACATCCCCTACAGCGTCTCGCAAGGAAGCGGAGCAGCAGCCCGAGCCGCCACCATACTCTCACAGCCAAGCTGGAAGATAGAACCCATCGTCTCCATAGTCGACCCCGACAGATGCAAAAACGTAACCTCAACCTGTGGCATATGCGCCAAAAGCTGCCCGTTCGGAGCCATCACCATCACACCTGGACAACCCGCCCAAATCAACGCCGCCCAATGCCACGGATGCGGAACCTGCGTAGCCGAATGCCCACAAGACGCCCTCACGCAGCTACACTTCACCGACGAACAATTAACCTCACAAATACACGCCGCTCTGGAGGAGAACCCCGAAGACAAAATATTAACGTTTATGTGTAACTGGTGA
- a CDS encoding 4Fe-4S dicluster domain-containing protein: protein MPLQTQKKDTAEALTLEWILHVKNYKLTLDKARCVGCEICSLACPKEAITVTKQPKVDGEKAQKAKVDVDLKKCIFCGICDVICPYGAIKVTINGEPNVNVLSKESFPELIRDIKVDTTKCAPTECVSCEDACPLDLITVTNTYDGKPVENLDTLLPSQRRHVKTQIDIKKEYCPTCRVCEYKCAPGLLKVRKTFEGKICIDQSKCPEGCHDCLDVCPIPGALELKDGKVQANELFCTYCGACKVVCPEDEALSLKRTKVLHTPIRSGTWNKALERVTSPMDAAKELKAKCSMHAKNLVSKRFVTDEVIR from the coding sequence ATGCCGTTACAAACTCAAAAGAAAGACACGGCAGAAGCCTTAACGTTAGAATGGATTTTGCATGTTAAGAATTACAAGTTAACTCTTGACAAAGCGCGTTGTGTAGGCTGTGAAATCTGCAGTTTAGCCTGTCCCAAAGAAGCCATAACCGTAACCAAACAACCCAAGGTTGACGGAGAAAAAGCTCAGAAAGCCAAAGTCGACGTTGACTTGAAAAAATGCATATTCTGTGGCATCTGCGACGTCATCTGTCCTTACGGCGCAATCAAAGTAACCATCAACGGCGAACCCAACGTCAACGTGTTGAGCAAAGAAAGCTTCCCCGAGTTAATCCGCGATATAAAAGTGGACACAACAAAGTGCGCGCCCACAGAATGCGTCAGCTGCGAAGACGCTTGTCCTTTAGACTTAATCACAGTCACTAACACTTACGACGGAAAACCCGTAGAAAACCTCGACACCCTCTTGCCCAGCCAAAGGCGCCACGTCAAAACCCAAATAGACATCAAAAAAGAGTACTGCCCAACCTGCAGAGTATGCGAATACAAATGTGCCCCTGGTCTTCTTAAGGTGCGCAAGACATTTGAAGGCAAAATCTGCATTGACCAATCCAAATGCCCCGAGGGCTGCCACGACTGCTTGGATGTTTGCCCCATACCCGGCGCTCTTGAACTAAAAGACGGAAAAGTTCAGGCAAACGAGCTGTTCTGCACCTACTGTGGCGCCTGCAAGGTCGTATGCCCCGAGGATGAGGCGTTGAGTCTTAAACGCACTAAGGTGCTTCACACTCCAATTCGCTCTGGGACTTGGAACAAGGCGCTGGAGCGTGTAACTTCCCCCATGGACGCCGCAAAAGAGCTGAAGGCAAAATGTTCCATGCACGCAAAGAACCTAGTCAGCAAACGATTCGTAACTGATGAGGTTATACGATAA
- a CDS encoding methyltransferase domain-containing protein, giving the protein MDSWKQKRTVMQRYDLTAQMYDQRYRQEQTDKYQAALDNLNLEPDSAVLDVGCGTGLFFEHIAGKAKDVVGVDVSRELLLQAKKRAKACGNVGVVLADADYLPFRAGVFGGVFAFTVLQNVPEPLVALREFVRVAFLGGFVVVTGLKRVTVLPDFLGLLGAVGLHVVRVRDDDTLRCYVVTTVLNQE; this is encoded by the coding sequence GTGGATTCGTGGAAGCAAAAACGCACTGTAATGCAGCGTTATGATTTGACGGCGCAGATGTATGACCAACGCTACCGCCAAGAGCAAACAGACAAGTACCAAGCTGCCCTTGACAACCTTAACTTGGAACCTGACAGCGCCGTTTTGGATGTGGGCTGCGGCACAGGATTATTCTTTGAGCACATAGCTGGCAAGGCTAAAGATGTTGTGGGTGTGGATGTTTCGCGCGAGTTGCTGCTTCAGGCAAAAAAACGCGCCAAAGCCTGCGGGAATGTTGGTGTTGTTTTGGCGGATGCTGATTATTTGCCTTTTAGGGCGGGGGTGTTTGGTGGAGTTTTTGCTTTTACGGTTCTTCAAAATGTGCCTGAGCCGTTGGTGGCGCTGCGCGAGTTTGTTCGGGTTGCTTTTTTGGGGGGTTTTGTGGTGGTTACGGGTTTGAAGCGGGTTACTGTGTTGCCTGATTTTTTGGGTTTGCTTGGGGCTGTGGGGTTGCACGTTGTACGCGTTAGGGATGATGATACACTTCGGTGTTATGTTGTAACAACTGTTTTAAATCAGGAATGA
- the nucS gene encoding endonuclease NucS: MSEPKKAKVLKSPPLAEAAEAIEEALSRRRTLIVAGRCSVQYDGRARSTLELGERLLIIKEDGALLVHRPVGYEPVNWQPSGGVFHVQIKDETVEVQGIRRKPRESVKVTFEEIFMVSALKLQDSGEFLLHATEQDMHRAILLKPDLFEEGFKPISWEKKVEPGFVDIYGEDQNGKLVIIEVKRKTATKEAAIQLCKYIQPIKSKINRELRGVLVAPSLGKDVQALLEKQGLEFKALDPKKCAAALKKTSTTKLETFFNQTTP; encoded by the coding sequence TTGTCGGAGCCCAAAAAAGCAAAGGTTCTAAAAAGCCCCCCGTTAGCGGAAGCGGCAGAAGCCATAGAGGAAGCATTGTCGCGAAGGCGCACCCTAATTGTTGCGGGAAGATGCAGCGTGCAGTATGATGGACGGGCGCGGTCTACTTTGGAGTTAGGCGAACGTCTGCTAATTATCAAGGAGGATGGCGCGTTGCTGGTTCATCGCCCCGTCGGGTACGAGCCTGTTAACTGGCAGCCCTCGGGAGGAGTTTTTCACGTGCAAATCAAAGACGAAACCGTGGAAGTGCAGGGAATTAGAAGAAAACCCCGCGAAAGCGTCAAAGTCACGTTTGAAGAAATCTTTATGGTCTCTGCATTAAAACTGCAGGATTCAGGAGAGTTTTTGCTGCACGCCACCGAACAAGACATGCACCGCGCCATACTACTCAAACCCGACCTTTTCGAAGAAGGCTTCAAACCCATAAGCTGGGAAAAGAAAGTCGAACCAGGATTTGTGGATATTTACGGCGAAGACCAAAACGGCAAACTCGTAATCATCGAAGTCAAACGCAAAACCGCAACCAAAGAAGCTGCCATACAACTCTGCAAATACATACAGCCCATCAAATCCAAAATAAACCGAGAACTACGAGGCGTCCTCGTCGCCCCAAGCCTAGGCAAAGACGTACAAGCACTCTTGGAGAAACAGGGCTTAGAATTCAAAGCCTTAGACCCCAAAAAATGCGCAGCAGCCCTCAAAAAAACCAGCACCACCAAACTCGAAACCTTCTTCAACCAAACCACAC